The window GACGGAGACAGATTCATGtgcaataaaaaattgattaataaagTTTCCTAACAATACTCATAAACCGACGGTGGAATTGATCACTCGCTTGACCCTGTCCAGATACGACTTTGCCCCTATTAATAGATCTAAGGTTTAAATTATCGTAgtcatgaaataaataatgaccataatttatgttattttaaaaataaagttggGTGTTGACTAAATTTAAGCTTTGAATGTAATATTGTAATTAAACTCCATAATTATTATGTaggattaaaaattaatatgctATGTTGGAAGTCAAAGAATTGACGAATAAAATTCCTCCAagaattgtgttatttttaatgaggCGAGGCTTTAGAATCCAAGAATTTCTCTATATAACTTCTACAAAcctaaaatttcatataaagTCAAAAATTATAGGTTGATAATTTCACATCAATTGTCCCACAATCCTATCAGTAATTAGACTGCTAATCAATTAacataattgtaattaattgaaattccaCTCGAACTACCAATTTCgttttaatgatttaattgaaaaagatTGTGGTAAGGTAGTCTTAACCAAATCATTAAATTTGGGAATTCAATGAAGATGAGCTTGTAATGATAAAGACTTATATATACCATAAAAATTTAGACAATAATGAGCTTTATGTACCAATATAAAAAGAGTTCAAGAAAATTGAATTgcttatactattttttagtgaaaaatatAACTACATTATATctctaactaaaataatagtgTCAAAATAGAACGTCCATTTTAACCCATGACGACCACGTTGCTAAATAAATGCACCCACCTATCTACGAAATAACATTAATACttgaatatgaaataaattactcaAGTATGTGACACTGTCGCacgaattaattttattattttaatagttatcgagtgtttattttatagtattatattttagatataCACATCTCAAATAtgaaataacataattatCTATAATTCCTTCTTAACTGaaatcatatattattatatataagtatTGTTCCTACTGTAAATCATAAATACACAAAAGGCAAGTAATTGTTAGAGCACTGTTCTGTTTATGtcagattttttattttttaaacataacATAAAACGACAAACATGCACAAATTTAACAGCTAGTCATTTCtgattaaaattcaaatccagaccataattaaaaaacatgttTATCTATAATTTTGAAACTACATAGGATTTGCAGCTTAATTAACCTTTTTCTCAAATTTGGTCGGTTTGGATTATGTCAGAATTAGACAAGATTAAACAATGTTGTACTATCAGTAGCCGTTGTATTCACtgcaatttcaaaataatagttttatttcctcaaataattagaaaattaattttgtgtaaGTACTTgtacatattaatattttgaatgtaCGTGATGATAGTAAGACAATAATTATACCTGAATTTAGATAAGTTAGAAAAATACTCCACACATGCATGTATGTGATCGATTTCGCTGTCAatatagatttaaaaaatgttaggaatacattatttatttattttttgttaaaataaaaacaagagggttaaaattattgttgttaTGATGGGGTCAAAAgtatataatgataatttatACCACTAATTGTGGGTTGTGTCTCATTAATACAAAGTTTGTTAcaactcaaattttaataatttagaataagcctaaaaagaagaaataattcATTCAGAAACATGAAAATATCATCGCTTTTTGAAATGAATTTCAATGGAAGAATGAATGCATCAATGAAACCAtatgttaatttaaaaaaaacgagTTGCATAGACTGATTATACTACATGTCAGAATATCGATAATTGGCTTTaggtataaaatttaaattactagGCCAACTGTCGCATTCTTCGGATATCTACTACTCCGTATTAGCAAAAGGAATAGTCATTAGGACCGTTGATACTGTTGATGAATTGTATAGTCTTTGGAAAAACAATGTTAATATGTACTACTATGGACACAATCAAAATGATTGAGTCCCTCAAGAATTGGGCATATGGGGTCCTTTACTTCTAATGTAATGGATCACACAATCTTATATCTTTACCATTAATTGATCATGTCgatattacaaaaaatatatggatCAAATCATCAAGAATAATGTGATTAAAGTGTGGTGTTTGATATCACCAATTTTTGTGGACCATTGACCTAAGAATCATGTGATGCAGCAACAAAGATGGTCACATACAAGTAAACAAATTGATTTATAATCTTGTGATTTTCAATTTGCCataataatttgttattttcacacacacacacacacagttcTTGACTTCGAATATAAACAATcaaatcacaatatttattcGGTTGCTTCCCCAATGAGAGATAACTTAGAAACCcttcaagaaaaagaaagatagCATGAAGAAATcgatttatttaaatgaataacTAATTAccataataaataatgtacgGTGGGACTACAAAACCTTGGGGCATATATTTTGGGATCAATGAAATCAATTTCGATTTATGGCAAATCTTGTGATGCATAACACtagataaaaatatctaatcaaatataagaaattctagtgtgattaaattttatatgcGTTAAATGACAACTTAATTAGTCAGACGAAATCCTTAAATTAATTGGTCGAAGATCAAGTCACCACATCCACGAAGTCATGAGAAATCAGTCTTTAAAATTTGGCCAACTTGGCCGTGAAGTCATTAACTTTCAACATAGTTCGGTTTTTTCCGTGAATTTTAAATGATGCATGAAAAGTCATGCACTTTACttaattgtataaatttcCTGTTTGACCGACCCGATAGATTTCCGACACAATTACTTATCCTACGTGGCGCGCTAGAGGCGTGACTTGGTAAAACTCCACTAattctaattatttcttttctatcttTGCAATCTCTGACCCTGAACTTATCACAAACGTACAAGTAGAACGAAATTCAACATACAAATCGACATAAACATACAAATCGAATTTAGCGTAAAAGTGACATTAAATCCACAATTCGAATTGAACCTAAATGTGTCATTTGTCAAGTCACGCTTCCGGCACGTCACGTAGGATAAATTTGTGTCGAAAATCTATCGGGTTGGGTCGGATGAGAAATTTACATAGTACGATAGAGTCCATGACTTTTCGTGCAACATTTAAATTTCACGGAAAAAACCATGTTTAAAATTCTTGActttacaaaaaaaagtgttatGGGCCGAACTCACAGCGTTTGATCCATAGTGATTGGGCCAAGCCCGATTAAACAATGCATTTTCTTCGGcccataaatttaaaaagaaaaatctcaACTCCATCAATGGCGGCTCTCTGTCTTCAACGGTGAAGCACCACTACTTCAGGATTTTGCTTCAGCTAGCAAAAATCTTCGCGTTTGAGCTCCAATTCAAAGGCTAATTCGATtcaattattgatatttggcGTCGGAGAAGAATCGCATTGGCGCCTTTCGATTACTGATGTGTTTAATCAATGGCGGCGGAAAATGAATTGCTCGGAGCAACACCGCTCGCTATCGCTGCCACCTGTTTCTTCGCACTTGCAATCTCTGTTTATCTCATGAAGCAATTCTTCGCGAAGTCAAAACGGTGTAAGCCTTGTTATTTGATTGCGGAATTTAAGCCCCAATACAAATTCAAGCGAGTGTTGGCGGATAATTCGTACTCTCAATTCAAACACCTTAAGCTCCACGCAGCTGATTCTGTCGCCGAAGGTATGGTTGATTAAGTTTTTGTTTAGTTATAGAGAATTGTTGGTTAATTTGTTGAGTTATTTGATTACTGCTGTGGATAGAGGAGGAATTGAATTTGCATCCATACAAAGGGGAAATTTCGAGGCTgatgaaaaatggaaatgtgagGATTTTGGAGCTGTTTGATGGGTGTGAGAAGTGGAGTATGGAGATGGGAGGTGAGTATGTGTGGGTTGAGGCGGAGGAGCAGCTGCGAGAGCTCGTGGCGGATTTGAGCAATGAGGAGGTGTTTGCGGTGGATACCGAGCAGCATGGTTTGAGATCCTTTTTAGGCTTCACAGCTTTAATTCAGGTTCATGTTTTGCATTTATAATGCATTTCTAGAATCGAAGTTGCCTTCTCTGTGTCTGCTTGTCTCAGTCAGCTCATTGATCGGTTATATGTGTGCCGTGGGATTGAATTAGCGAGAACGTGTTGTTTGCAATATGCAGatggtgtttccattttaaatattcgACTAGTAAATGTGTGTTTCTTATGATCAATGTTAATAACTTCATGGTGCTTGTGATTAAGATAACCGAAGTTAATAACTTTATATACTTCAGGTATTAGTTGTTGGAACTGTAAATGTTTCCATAGGGATGATTATTGAATGTTTAGTCATTATTTGTTCCAGAATTTTATGCTTTTCTCTGTGTGTTAGATACGTGTGAGCTTTTTCTACTCGTGttctatttacatttcttaattacATGAAAAATGCAGATATGAGTTGTTTTCTGAATTGGAACATCAAAGAGCACATTTTAGCCAACCTTGTTCCCAAAGAAAGAGATAAATAATGTACAGCCATAGgaagaaacaaaaagataCTTAAGCATTATTCTAATTCAATCGGTTTTCATTAATGTGCATATGTAATTGACCATGATATGCATATGCGTTAATGCAGATATCCACTATGAGCAAGGATTATTTGATAGACACAATTGCCCTACATGATGTGATGGGGCTTCTTAGACCTGTATTTGCCAATCCTGCAATATGCAAGGTGATATTATTACTTTTCATGCTTTAAAGTTTGATtattacttatatattttttttctttttgtaaagaAGTTCTTTTTATGAAACAGGTGTTTCATGGTGCCCATAATGATGTACTCTGGCTTCAAAGAGATTTCCACATCTATGTTGTCAATTTATTTGACACGGCCAAGGTTATTTACAAGACGTAAtctgttttttatttcatctgATATGAGTCATTAAGGAGGTTATCTGACTTTTGGTGATTTCTAAACCATTGAGAAGTTAGGGCATCTTAAAGACTATTCGAATTACATACTTGTCGTCCAGATTGTATGCTCATTTATACAGTAGCTTCCTATCAAATTAATGAGTGCTGTTTTACTCATGTATTGCAGGCATGTGATATCTTATCAAAGCCTCACAAATCATTGGCGTATTTGCTTGAAACATATTGCGGTGTTGCCACAAACAAGCTGTTGCAGGTTTCCACTACTAACTATAATCAAATGTATCTTCATATGTCCTGAATTGGCATGAACTCTGTGGAAAGCGGAATAAGCGCACATTCTGTTTTTACCATCATCTCAGTTAGCTGGAAACACCAGTTAAGTTGTTTTGATGATCATGCACTGACTTCGTATCCATCTGACTTGTAGAGAGAGGACTGGAGGCAACGTCCTTTGTCAGAAGAAATGATCCAGTATGCTCGAGTGGATGCGCACTATCTGCTGTATATAGCATATTGTCTATGCTTGGAGCTTAAACAACTGGAAAATGGTACGTTTTCTAGTTGTTTATGATCGTGTATTCCATTAGCTATCCTTGTTtgcaaaagataataaaagaaagacTTATTGGAGAAGATGTTCTGTATATTAATGAGTATAAAGAGTCTCTCCTTTTCAAGTACACTGGTTTCACCAGAAACACAAAAACCATCGAActcctattttcaatttttatcaatttgccAAACTCACATTCTAAAGAAAATAAGTGATTCAGAAAATTCATCTCCTGGTGACAAGTTCCATTTTATTCTCGAGGCTAGTCGACGGTCAAATGCAACTTGTTTGCAGCTTTTTGCAAAAGATATCGAATCTTGTACTGGAGAATTGGCTGCATCATCAATTGTTTCTCGGTGTTTAAATGATCCCGGAAATATTTCGCCAAGTCTTTGTGATGAGAAGGTATTTCGTTGGctgtgaatattttttattgttattggtAGAGCTGGGATGGATAACACTGATGAAGAATATTCCTTTCAGTTTCAGGAACTTGTGAGACGACTGTGTGTATGGAGGGATTTAATGGTTAGTTCTATCAATtgtttatattcttaaattgTAATATCTTCTTAGTGTAACTACCGATACATCTTGAGTAATGAAACAGCTAACTTGAATAGATTTCAAATTCTTTCAGGCTCGCCTCCATGATGAGAGCCTGAGATTTGTTTTATCAGATAACGCGATCATTGCACTAGCAGCTAAAATCCCGACAACCGAAGCTGATATTTACAGCAGTATGCTCGAAGCTGATTCAGATGTTGAATCTGTGACAATGGTTCCTCTCCAAACTCCATCTCCTGTAGTTTGTTCTCATTTGGACGACCTGTTCTGCCTGCTTCAAGGAAAGATTACCAAGCTTGATGATATACTTCAAATGTGCATCCGGGAACACCTCGGCCAAGGCGGTAGCTGTCCTCTTTCCGCATATAACTATGCCCTTCTGTCCAAAACTACCCTGGGAACAGGCAATAGAATCACCCCTAATCACAACGGGTTTAGAGCTTCAAAACAGGTTGCAAAGATGGCTTCTCGACAGCTTTTTGTTCAGAAGTTTTCATGCAAGTCCCCTGTTTATCACAACTGCAAGATCTATGCCAGTGATGGACGATTATTATGTTACTGTGATCAGAGAAAGCTTCAATGGTTAGATGAACGTGCGCTGTATCCTCAATGCTTACTTCCCTATTTTGTGCAAGCTAAATATTAACATTTTGTTCAGGTATCTGAACCGGGATCTAGCAAAACTTGTAGAAGAAGATCCTCTGTCCATCATGCTTCTCTTTGAGCCCAAAGGACGCCCAGAAGATGAGGACAACGACTTTTATAttcagaagaagaaaaatatatgtgTTGGCTGTGGCGAAGGAAACCACTACCTACGATATAGAATTATACCTTCTTGCTACAGAATACATTTTCCAGAGCATTTGAAAAGTCATCGCTCGCATGATATTGTCCTCCTGTGTGTGGATTGTCATGAAATCGCTCATACTGCTGCTGAAAAGTACAAAAAGCAAGTAGCTGCTGAATTTGGAATACCATTATTTATCCGTAGAGTTGCTGACTTGGATAAGACACAAAATACACCTACATCTTCGCCTGCATCGTGTGAGGAGATAGGCGTGTCTCCTTTACAGTTACGTATTGCTTCTATGGCTCTGCTGCGCCACGGACCACAAATGCCATCTCAGCGCCGTGAAGAATTAATGCAGGTAAGAAGCTAATAATGCCATAACTTCAACATTTCTTCAAGAGTCAAAAGTTGAATAGGCATATAATTCAGCTTCGATACAGTAATGTGGATCGAACCCATTtctttattctaaattatacTGAAATTTGACACTGAGTATCGTATGTATTTTAACTCTGCCTGAGTCCCTTTTCTCTGTAATATGCTTACCAGTCTTTTACTTTGAGCAGACAGTCATGACATACTATGGAGGTAGAGAAATAACAGACGAAGATCTTGAAAAGGCTTTGTTAGTCGGAATGAGTCCTCACGAGAGAAGAAGATTCGAGAAAAAGAGAGGTTACACATTCAAACACCTCAGAAAAAGTAGCAATCCAGTTGATGCTGAAGAGGATATTGGTGGCAGGCCACCAGTCACCGTCAAGAATGCATCGCACGATGAAGATGAGGATTCGTTGCACACCAATACAACAGATGGTTATCAACAAGATGATGACAACATTTTAGAGGATGCAAAAATAACTGCTCCATGCAGCATTGACGCTGATGATTCTCTATCAGATACAAAGATAGTTTCAGGAATCGAAAGCATTTCTATCTCCAGCAATGATGATACTTCTGGGGGCGGAAACCTATCAAATGGGACGACTCATCCATCGGAG is drawn from Salvia hispanica cultivar TCC Black 2014 chromosome 6, UniMelb_Shisp_WGS_1.0, whole genome shotgun sequence and contains these coding sequences:
- the LOC125196241 gene encoding protein RRP6-like 3 isoform X2 — encoded protein: MAAENELLGATPLAIAATCFFALAISVYLMKQFFAKSKRCKPCYLIAEFKPQYKFKRVLADNSYSQFKHLKLHAADSVAEEEELNLHPYKGEISRLMKNGNVRILELFDGCEKWSMEMGGEYVWVEAEEQLRELVADLSNEEVFAVDTEQHGLRSFLGFTALIQISTMSKDYLIDTIALHDVMGLLRPVFANPAICKVFHGAHNDVLWLQRDFHIYVVNLFDTAKACDILSKPHKSLAYLLETYCGVATNKLLQREDWRQRPLSEEMIQYARVDAHYLLYIAYCLCLELKQLENENSSPGDKFHFILEASRRSNATCLQLFAKDIESCTGELAASSIVSRCLNDPGNISPSLCDEKFQELVRRLCVWRDLMARLHDESLRFVLSDNAIIALAAKIPTTEADIYSSMLEADSDVESVTMVPLQTPSPVVCSHLDDLFCLLQGKITKLDDILQMCIREHLGQGGSCPLSAYNYALLSKTTLGTGNRITPNHNGFRASKQVAKMASRQLFVQKFSCKSPVYHNCKIYASDGRLLCYCDQRKLQWYLNRDLAKLVEEDPLSIMLLFEPKGRPEDEDNDFYIQKKKNICVGCGEGNHYLRYRIIPSCYRIHFPEHLKSHRSHDIVLLCVDCHEIAHTAAEKYKKQVAAEFGIPLFIRRVADLDKTQNTPTSSPASCEEIGVSPLQLRIASMALLRHGPQMPSQRREELMQTVMTYYGGREITDEDLEKALLVGMSPHERRRFEKKRGYTFKHLRKSSNPVDAEEDIGGRPPVTVKNASHDEDEDSLHTNTTDGYQQDDDNILEDAKITAPCSIDADDSLSDTKIVSGIESISISSNDDTSGGGNLSNGTTHPSEENETLLKNDSKMSLLGHGPHGKQVVEYLLKEHGEDGVREFCQRWRHVFVEALHPRFLPGGWDVKHRI
- the LOC125196241 gene encoding protein RRP6-like 3 isoform X1; translation: MAAENELLGATPLAIAATCFFALAISVYLMKQFFAKSKRCKPCYLIAEFKPQYKFKRVLADNSYSQFKHLKLHAADSVAEEEELNLHPYKGEISRLMKNGNVRILELFDGCEKWSMEMGGEYVWVEAEEQLRELVADLSNEEVFAVDTEQHGLRSFLGFTALIQISTMSKDYLIDTIALHDVMGLLRPVFANPAICKVFHGAHNDVLWLQRDFHIYVVNLFDTAKACDILSKPHKSLAYLLETYCGVATNKLLQREDWRQRPLSEEMIQYARVDAHYLLYIAYCLCLELKQLENENSSPGDKFHFILEASRRSNATCLQLFAKDIESCTGELAASSIVSRCLNDPGNISPSLCDEKFQELVRRLCVWRDLMARLHDESLRFVLSDNAIIALAAKIPTTEADIYSSMLEADSDVESVTMVPLQTPSPVVCSHLDDLFCLLQGKITKLDDILQMCIREHLGQGGSCPLSAYNYALLSKTTLGTGNRITPNHNGFRASKQVAKMASRQLFVQKFSCKSPVYHNCKIYASDGRLLCYCDQRKLQWYLNRDLAKLVEEDPLSIMLLFEPKGRPEDEDNDFYIQKKKNICVGCGEGNHYLRYRIIPSCYRIHFPEHLKSHRSHDIVLLCVDCHEIAHTAAEKYKKQVAAEFGIPLFIRRVADLDKTQNTPTSSPASCEEIGVSPLQLRIASMALLRHGPQMPSQRREELMQTVMTYYGGREITDEDLEKALLVGMSPHERRRFEKKRGYTFKHLRKSSNPVDAEEDIGGRPPVTVKNASHDEDEDSLHTNTTDGYQQDDDNILEDAKITAPCSIDADDSLSDTKIVSGIESISISSNDDTSGGGNLSNGTTHPSEENETLLKNDSKMSLLGHGPHGKQVVEYLLKEHGEDGVREFCQRWRHVFVEALHPRFLPGGWDVKHSGKRDFGEFSVYKPTTNASAAAIAG
- the LOC125196241 gene encoding protein RRP6-like 3 isoform X3 — its product is MSKDYLIDTIALHDVMGLLRPVFANPAICKVFHGAHNDVLWLQRDFHIYVVNLFDTAKACDILSKPHKSLAYLLETYCGVATNKLLQREDWRQRPLSEEMIQYARVDAHYLLYIAYCLCLELKQLENENSSPGDKFHFILEASRRSNATCLQLFAKDIESCTGELAASSIVSRCLNDPGNISPSLCDEKFQELVRRLCVWRDLMARLHDESLRFVLSDNAIIALAAKIPTTEADIYSSMLEADSDVESVTMVPLQTPSPVVCSHLDDLFCLLQGKITKLDDILQMCIREHLGQGGSCPLSAYNYALLSKTTLGTGNRITPNHNGFRASKQVAKMASRQLFVQKFSCKSPVYHNCKIYASDGRLLCYCDQRKLQWYLNRDLAKLVEEDPLSIMLLFEPKGRPEDEDNDFYIQKKKNICVGCGEGNHYLRYRIIPSCYRIHFPEHLKSHRSHDIVLLCVDCHEIAHTAAEKYKKQVAAEFGIPLFIRRVADLDKTQNTPTSSPASCEEIGVSPLQLRIASMALLRHGPQMPSQRREELMQTVMTYYGGREITDEDLEKALLVGMSPHERRRFEKKRGYTFKHLRKSSNPVDAEEDIGGRPPVTVKNASHDEDEDSLHTNTTDGYQQDDDNILEDAKITAPCSIDADDSLSDTKIVSGIESISISSNDDTSGGGNLSNGTTHPSEENETLLKNDSKMSLLGHGPHGKQVVEYLLKEHGEDGVREFCQRWRHVFVEALHPRFLPGGWDVKHSGKRDFGEFSVYKPTTNASAAAIAG